The Lycium barbarum isolate Lr01 chromosome 12, ASM1917538v2, whole genome shotgun sequence genome includes a region encoding these proteins:
- the LOC132621939 gene encoding small nuclear ribonucleoprotein SmD3b-like translates to MSRSLGIPVKLLHEATGHIVTVEMKSGEVYRGSMVECEDNWNCQLESITYTAKDGRVSQLEHVFIRGSKVRFMIIPDMLKNAPMFKRLEARIKGKGSSLGVGRGRAMAMRAKAHAAGRGAAPGRGVVPLVRR, encoded by the exons ATGAGTCGTAGTTTGGGCATACCGGTGAAACTTCTACACGAAGCAACAGGGCATATAGTGACTGTAGAGATGAAGAGCGGTGAAGTTTACAGAGGAAGTATGGTGGAATGTGAGGATAACTGGAATTGCCAGCTTGAAAGCATCACTTACACTGCTAAA GATGGAAGGGTGTCACAACTAGAACATGTTTTTATTAGAGGCAGTAAAGTCAG GTTCATGATAATTCCAGATATGCTTAAGAATGCTCCTATGTTCAAGCGCCTAGAAGCAAGAATTAAG GGCAAAGGTTCATCACTTGGTGTTGGACGTGGACGTGCTATGGCAATGCGAGCTAAA GCTCATGCCGCAGGTCGTGGAGCAGCACCTGGTCGGGGTGTTGTACCCCTTGTAAGAAGATGA